One region of Candidatus Methylomirabilota bacterium genomic DNA includes:
- a CDS encoding S8 family serine peptidase — protein sequence MRDTGRVIGMPGQPTTNERYLYAVCLGMLLIVLGGSFPIQAWGGTIGAGLELIRREASIPHGPGLQALARHFGLDPGKPRAAVRALVLMREGGTAQLEEAGFAIKGHIGHVVSTAVPLDRLESLAGLPDVVYVEGATRYRPVLDRSVPDTRANQLRSRGLFGTFSGITGKGVVVGIIDSGLDWRHPDFRRRDGSTRIKFLWDPSDRSFEESQGTIGSPPPLGGAGTVYTESQINAALKGRGKVSVRDECGHGTHVTGVAAGNGGVSQSAFSAATFIGMAPEADIVAVRVFGPTCEFLDADVDLVQAFQFIDQKAAEMGRPYVINLSLGTQVGAHDGTDLDELAIDSLVGPGKPGKAVAVAAGNDGGNPIHAKGSFGPAGAPNQSVTIKVSQFESAASIFDFWFDGRDTFTAVIEGGGLAPEDISDQVVLNPVNGSKELLFVTSRAPFFTITISGQAVVSGRFDGWIDGDATFSDHVDLTSVVGIPGTARHAVTVGAHVTKNQWTDTLGRTWSLITNSSIGDLAFFSSPGPSRDGRIKPELTAPGRVIGSALSEDTDPGAPGDTSIFPDQRFVLHDGLHAIGQGTSFSAPHVAGAVALLFQKNPRLDADLARGILTSSSRTDFFTGRVPNAKWGFGKLDAASAVKPATPRIVLSTNQPRFTPGETLAVAVAIQAGRDPKVIDFWFGVQVPDGTIFFAGPGLQTFSATPTPVVSSAKVVDVGGQVLSVQIPDSFPLGTYTFFALGVDPGTDPMDRQHWITNLAAVSVTLLSQ from the coding sequence GTGCGTGATACTGGACGGGTCATTGGGATGCCAGGACAACCGACTACGAATGAGCGGTACCTTTACGCTGTTTGCCTCGGCATGCTCCTGATTGTTTTGGGTGGTTCCTTCCCGATTCAGGCTTGGGGTGGGACGATAGGGGCGGGGCTCGAGTTGATTCGACGGGAGGCCTCGATTCCTCATGGTCCAGGGCTTCAGGCTCTCGCCAGGCACTTCGGCCTTGATCCAGGAAAGCCTCGGGCGGCTGTGCGTGCCCTCGTTCTGATGCGGGAAGGAGGAACGGCGCAACTGGAGGAGGCTGGGTTTGCCATTAAGGGTCACATCGGACATGTCGTTTCTACCGCTGTTCCCCTTGATCGGCTGGAGTCCCTCGCCGGCTTGCCGGACGTTGTGTATGTCGAAGGGGCGACGCGATATCGACCTGTCCTGGATCGCAGCGTCCCGGACACCCGGGCGAATCAGCTCAGGAGCCGCGGGTTGTTTGGAACCTTCAGCGGCATAACAGGGAAGGGAGTTGTCGTCGGGATCATCGATTCCGGACTCGATTGGCGTCATCCGGATTTCCGGCGCCGGGACGGTTCAACGCGAATCAAATTCCTCTGGGACCCCTCTGATCGGAGCTTTGAGGAATCGCAAGGAACGATTGGTTCTCCGCCACCCTTGGGAGGCGCGGGGACCGTGTACACAGAGAGCCAGATCAATGCGGCCCTTAAAGGGCGTGGCAAGGTCAGTGTGCGCGATGAATGCGGCCACGGCACCCATGTCACTGGTGTGGCCGCCGGAAATGGCGGGGTAAGTCAATCGGCATTTTCCGCGGCGACCTTCATTGGAATGGCCCCGGAGGCGGACATTGTGGCCGTCCGGGTCTTCGGCCCCACATGTGAGTTCCTGGACGCCGATGTCGACCTGGTGCAGGCCTTCCAGTTCATCGACCAGAAGGCGGCGGAGATGGGACGCCCCTATGTCATCAATCTGAGCCTGGGTACCCAGGTGGGAGCTCACGATGGGACAGATCTGGACGAGTTGGCCATCGACAGCCTTGTTGGTCCTGGAAAGCCTGGAAAGGCTGTCGCCGTCGCGGCTGGAAACGATGGGGGTAATCCGATCCATGCCAAAGGCTCTTTTGGTCCGGCAGGCGCCCCTAATCAGAGTGTGACCATCAAAGTCTCTCAGTTTGAATCGGCGGCTTCCATCTTCGACTTCTGGTTCGATGGTCGCGACACGTTCACTGCGGTGATCGAGGGAGGTGGTCTCGCCCCTGAGGATATCAGCGATCAGGTGGTGCTCAATCCGGTGAACGGGAGCAAGGAGTTACTGTTCGTGACAAGCAGGGCGCCCTTTTTCACGATCACCATCTCTGGACAGGCTGTGGTGAGCGGCCGCTTTGATGGCTGGATTGATGGCGATGCGACCTTCAGTGATCACGTGGATCTGACGAGCGTGGTTGGTATCCCGGGAACAGCGCGCCACGCCGTCACCGTCGGTGCCCATGTGACGAAGAACCAGTGGACAGACACCCTCGGGAGGACGTGGTCTCTGATCACCAATAGCTCTATTGGAGACTTGGCCTTCTTCTCAAGTCCCGGGCCCAGCCGAGATGGACGGATCAAGCCGGAGCTGACGGCCCCCGGGCGTGTTATCGGCTCCGCCCTTTCGGAGGATACTGATCCAGGCGCCCCCGGGGACACCAGTATCTTTCCTGACCAGCGCTTTGTTCTCCACGACGGCCTTCACGCCATCGGTCAGGGGACAAGTTTCTCTGCCCCCCATGTGGCCGGGGCGGTGGCGCTCCTCTTCCAAAAGAACCCGCGCCTCGACGCCGATCTGGCTCGTGGGATCCTGACCTCTTCGAGCCGGACCGATTTCTTCACAGGGCGAGTCCCGAATGCAAAATGGGGGTTCGGCAAGCTTGACGCCGCCTCTGCTGTCAAGCCGGCGACACCACGAATCGTGCTTTCAACCAACCAGCCTCGTTTTACCCCCGGCGAGACCTTAGCAGTTGCTGTGGCGATTCAAGCCGGCCGTGATCCAAAAGTTATCGACTTCTGGTTCGGGGTCCAGGTGCCCGATGGCACTATCTTCTTCGCCGGACCGGGCTTGCAGACCTTTAGCGCGACCCCAACTCCAGTCGTCTCCTCCGCAAAGGTCGTGGACGTTGGCGGCCAGGTCCTCTCGGTGCAGATCCCGGATAGTTTTCCTCTCGGCACGTATACCTTCTTCGCCCTTGGCGTCGATCCTGGAACCGATCCCATGGACCGCCAACATTGGATCACCAACCTGGCTGCAGTGTCTGTGACGCTGCTCTCGCAGTGA
- a CDS encoding SurA N-terminal domain-containing protein encodes MRQQRMVVAVGAFLIFWRAGAFAAADEKILARVGEEKITLQEFQEMLPALSAFRAQGDAEARKRKLLEGLINQRLFAREAVRMGLDQAPPVKVKLNQARTNILAQEYMKSRAQGVSIGDKEVMAFFEGHQGEFQGKGLKEVEGQIKAKLLQNSMGDLIQKTKTELWKREKVIIDEQLLKEVEVPQRSTVNP; translated from the coding sequence ATGAGACAACAACGTATGGTGGTAGCAGTCGGTGCCTTCCTGATCTTCTGGCGAGCCGGAGCATTCGCGGCGGCGGATGAAAAGATTTTAGCAAGAGTGGGAGAGGAGAAAATCACACTCCAGGAGTTTCAGGAGATGCTTCCCGCACTGTCGGCCTTCCGCGCTCAGGGTGATGCTGAGGCAAGGAAGCGCAAGCTCCTGGAAGGCCTGATCAACCAGCGGCTTTTCGCCAGGGAAGCGGTCCGAATGGGCCTGGATCAGGCGCCGCCAGTGAAGGTCAAGCTTAATCAGGCTCGGACGAACATCCTGGCGCAGGAGTATATGAAGTCTCGGGCCCAAGGGGTTTCCATCGGCGATAAGGAGGTTATGGCGTTCTTTGAGGGCCACCAAGGCGAGTTTCAGGGAAAGGGGTTGAAAGAAGTGGAGGGACAGATCAAGGCGAAACTTCTACAAAATAGCATGGGCGATCTTATACAAAAGACGAAAACGGAATTATGGAAGCGGGAGAAAGTGATCATTGATGAGCAACTCCTGAAGGAGGTAGAGGTACCTCAGCGTTCCACGGTCAACCCTTAG